The Halorhabdus sp. BNX81 genome includes a region encoding these proteins:
- a CDS encoding flavin reductase family protein, protein MVDAEQFRAVLGQFATGVTVVTLPGDPPHGITVSAFASLSMDPPLVLISLDHDTDAHRRLADGDDDGFAVNILARDQREVGEFFAGMTDDGDPLAEATDAPATGAPVFDDDLAFVDCSVYDSFEAGDHTVYVGKVEAAELLNPEADPLTYHRGEWGTIPAAADNA, encoded by the coding sequence ATGGTCGACGCCGAGCAGTTCCGGGCCGTCCTCGGGCAGTTCGCGACCGGCGTGACCGTCGTGACGCTGCCGGGCGACCCGCCCCACGGCATCACCGTCAGCGCCTTCGCCAGTCTGTCGATGGACCCGCCGCTCGTGTTGATCTCGCTCGACCACGACACCGACGCCCACCGGCGACTCGCCGACGGGGACGACGACGGGTTCGCCGTCAACATCCTCGCCCGCGACCAACGCGAGGTCGGCGAATTCTTCGCGGGGATGACCGACGATGGCGATCCCCTCGCCGAAGCGACCGACGCGCCGGCCACGGGTGCACCCGTCTTCGACGACGACCTCGCGTTCGTCGACTGTTCGGTGTACGATAGCTTCGAGGCGGGCGATCACACGGTCTACGTCGGGAAGGTCGAAGCGGCCGAGTTGTTGAACCCCGAGGCCGACCCGCTCACGTATCACCGCGGCGAGTGGGGCACGATTCCGGCGGCGGCGGACAACGCCTGA
- a CDS encoding VanZ family protein, whose protein sequence is MSAGARPVDRPLRWLIVIVVAAILFVAAVVEPSSDIARSGPFGLLTQATWLHVFGYAFFSLTLVYALLDTPDEPTLHPAVVPIIVVAYGILLELVQMLIPYRSFGVGDILADAVGAVVVVAVWAYGRAALAALGFRRS, encoded by the coding sequence ATGAGCGCGGGGGCCCGGCCGGTCGATCGACCGCTACGGTGGCTGATCGTCATCGTCGTCGCGGCGATCCTCTTCGTCGCGGCGGTCGTCGAACCTTCGTCGGATATCGCCCGATCGGGACCGTTCGGCCTGCTCACACAGGCGACCTGGCTGCACGTCTTCGGCTACGCCTTTTTCAGCCTGACGCTGGTGTACGCACTGCTGGATACGCCCGACGAGCCGACGCTCCATCCAGCGGTCGTCCCCATCATCGTCGTCGCCTACGGCATCCTGCTCGAACTCGTCCAGATGTTGATCCCCTACCGCTCCTTTGGCGTGGGGGACATCCTCGCGGACGCGGTCGGGGCCGTCGTGGTGGTCGCCGTGTGGGCCTACGGCCGGGCCGCGCTGGCGGCGCTCGGGTTTCGCCGGTCGTGA
- the sod gene encoding superoxide dismutase, with the protein MSDYELPPLPYDYDALEPHISEQVLRWHHDTHHQGYVNGWNAAEETLAANREAGEFDSSAGAIRNVTHNGSGHVLHDLFWQSMSPEGGDEPAGDLRERIEEDFGSYDAWKGEFEAAASGAGGWALLVYDSFSNQLRNVVVDKHDQGALWGSHPVLALDVWEHSYYHDYGPARGEFVENFFEVVDWEEPAARFEQAVELFE; encoded by the coding sequence ATGAGCGACTACGAGCTACCGCCGCTACCGTACGACTACGACGCACTGGAACCGCACATCTCCGAGCAGGTACTGCGCTGGCATCACGACACCCACCATCAGGGCTACGTCAACGGCTGGAACGCCGCCGAGGAGACCCTCGCGGCGAACCGCGAGGCCGGTGAGTTCGACTCCTCGGCCGGCGCGATCCGCAACGTCACGCACAACGGCTCCGGCCACGTCCTGCACGACCTCTTCTGGCAGTCGATGAGCCCGGAGGGTGGCGACGAACCCGCGGGCGACCTCCGCGAGCGAATCGAGGAGGACTTCGGCTCCTATGACGCCTGGAAGGGCGAGTTCGAGGCCGCCGCCAGCGGGGCCGGCGGCTGGGCGCTTTTGGTCTACGATTCGTTCAGCAACCAGCTTCGCAATGTCGTCGTCGACAAACACGACCAGGGCGCGCTCTGGGGCAGCCACCCCGTCCTGGCGCTGGACGTCTGGGAGCACTCCTACTACCACGACTACGGGCCCGCCCGCGGCGAGTTTGTCGAGAACTTCTTCGAGGTCGTCGACTGGGAGGAACCCGCCGCGCGCTTCGAGCAGGCCGTCGAACTGTTCGAGTAG
- a CDS encoding archaeosine biosynthesis radical SAM protein RaSEA: MSQPSPDVYEQGRGMDAHNKVMREIRSRNDASYEPDEPTRVWIDRDNTPDGVVDSLTIVLNTGGCRWARAGGCTMCGYVAESVDGGTVAHEDLLAQIDAALEQERETHDGTCRQVKIYTSGSFLDEREVPAETRQAIADAFGDRDRIVVESLPDFVDREKIADFREQGLAVDVAIGLETATDRVRHDCVNKYFDFADFEDACAEALAADAGVKAYLLMKPPFLSESEAIEDMISSVERCAAVDGCHTVSMNPTNVQRYTMVEQLYFDGGYRPPWLWSVAEVLRETVEEDVTVVSDPVGHGSDRGPHNCGECDEHVQTAIKDFNLRQDPSVFTQVECECERTWDVVREREKSYSLPLAQ; this comes from the coding sequence ATGAGCCAGCCGAGTCCGGACGTCTACGAGCAGGGACGGGGCATGGATGCCCACAATAAGGTGATGCGGGAGATCCGCTCCCGCAACGACGCCTCCTACGAGCCCGACGAACCAACCCGGGTCTGGATCGACCGGGACAACACGCCCGACGGCGTCGTCGATTCGCTGACGATCGTCCTCAACACCGGCGGGTGTCGGTGGGCCCGGGCCGGCGGCTGCACGATGTGTGGCTACGTCGCCGAGAGCGTCGACGGCGGGACGGTCGCCCACGAGGACCTCCTCGCCCAGATCGACGCCGCTCTGGAACAGGAACGCGAGACCCACGACGGCACCTGCCGGCAGGTCAAGATCTACACGTCGGGAAGTTTCCTCGACGAGCGCGAGGTCCCCGCCGAGACCCGGCAAGCCATCGCCGACGCCTTCGGTGATCGGGATCGGATCGTCGTCGAATCGCTCCCGGACTTCGTCGATCGGGAGAAGATCGCGGACTTCCGCGAGCAGGGCCTTGCCGTCGACGTGGCGATCGGTCTGGAGACGGCGACCGACCGGGTCCGCCACGACTGCGTGAACAAGTACTTCGACTTCGCCGACTTCGAGGACGCCTGCGCCGAGGCCCTCGCCGCCGACGCCGGCGTGAAGGCCTATCTCCTCATGAAACCGCCGTTCCTCAGCGAGAGCGAGGCCATCGAGGACATGATCTCCTCGGTCGAGCGATGTGCGGCCGTCGATGGGTGTCACACCGTCTCGATGAACCCGACAAACGTCCAGCGCTACACGATGGTCGAACAGCTCTATTTCGACGGCGGCTACCGCCCGCCATGGCTCTGGAGCGTCGCCGAGGTCCTCCGGGAAACGGTCGAGGAGGACGTCACCGTCGTCTCGGACCCCGTCGGCCACGGCAGCGACCGCGGGCCGCACAACTGCGGGGAGTGTGACGAGCACGTCCAGACGGCGATCAAGGACTTCAACCTCCGGCAAGACCCGAGCGTGTTCACGCAGGTCGAATGTGAGTGCGAACGAACCTGGGATGTCGTCCGCGAGCGCGAGAAGAGCTACTCGTTGCCGCTCGCGCAGTGA
- the arcS gene encoding archaeosine synthase subunit alpha — MTEYFEVIDRDGAARIGDLRLAASITTPALIDDVLVDAGDLWTEDRQVPDGSDDELTVLPHRGFPAGTPEEVQTAFDPAVPDVEYPSAAVISPETAADHGTDAYVLAGGAGLVGHSEAFVDAIVETRESIPPDAGLYLPGVATPGNVATLAYAGVDLFDTDRAVVRGTQGWYLTRDGEYRLADLDELPCSCPACQQAVEDFDREDCVEHNERVLDAELRTVRNRIRDGELRDYIEGQARHEQWLTATMRRLDDEYTYLEQRTPLLRKAEITASTDDTLRRVEIQRFAERVTDRYRNRFDAPLVLVPCSATKPYSDSQSHGQFREAINYRGHVASMTSPIGVVPQELELTYPAQHYDTVVTGRWSETEIEFVADVLEAYLAANDYPRVIAHVPEDYRAITERVEKRLDREFEYTVADHPTTDESLANLSKALAGEQKYRKRERQHNVIRAIADYQFGAGAGDELFGDFSVESRYPKLRVRDDDDEQLAAMVPEYGVLALTLAGARQWVDADVPTKRVEIDDFVPHGSVLAPGILDADESIRVGDEVVFEGPSAFAIGRANMSGPEMVASSRGIASEVRHVEEK; from the coding sequence ATGACCGAGTATTTCGAAGTGATCGACCGGGACGGGGCCGCCAGGATCGGCGACCTCCGGCTGGCCGCGTCGATCACTACGCCGGCGCTGATCGACGACGTGCTCGTCGACGCCGGTGACCTCTGGACGGAAGATCGCCAGGTCCCCGATGGCAGCGACGACGAGTTGACGGTCCTGCCCCACCGCGGGTTCCCGGCCGGGACGCCCGAGGAAGTCCAGACGGCCTTCGACCCCGCCGTCCCGGACGTCGAGTATCCCAGCGCCGCCGTCATCTCCCCGGAGACGGCTGCCGATCACGGCACCGACGCGTACGTCCTCGCCGGCGGGGCCGGCCTGGTCGGCCACAGTGAGGCGTTCGTCGACGCTATCGTCGAGACTCGGGAGTCGATCCCGCCGGATGCCGGCCTCTACCTTCCGGGCGTCGCCACGCCCGGCAACGTCGCCACCCTCGCGTACGCCGGGGTCGACCTCTTCGACACGGACCGCGCCGTCGTCCGTGGGACCCAGGGGTGGTATCTCACCCGCGACGGCGAGTATCGCCTCGCCGACCTCGACGAACTCCCGTGCTCGTGCCCGGCGTGTCAGCAGGCTGTCGAGGACTTCGACCGCGAGGACTGCGTCGAGCACAACGAACGCGTCCTCGACGCCGAGCTCCGGACCGTCCGCAACCGGATCCGTGATGGGGAACTTCGGGACTACATCGAGGGCCAGGCCCGCCACGAGCAGTGGCTGACTGCGACGATGCGGCGACTCGACGACGAGTACACCTACCTCGAACAGCGCACGCCGCTGCTCCGGAAAGCCGAGATCACGGCGTCGACCGACGACACGCTCCGGCGGGTCGAGATCCAGCGCTTCGCCGAGCGCGTTACCGACCGCTATCGCAACCGCTTCGATGCCCCCCTCGTTCTGGTGCCGTGCTCGGCGACGAAGCCATACAGCGACTCCCAGAGCCACGGCCAGTTCCGCGAGGCGATCAACTACCGCGGGCACGTCGCCTCGATGACCTCGCCGATCGGCGTCGTCCCCCAGGAACTCGAACTTACCTACCCGGCCCAGCACTACGACACCGTCGTCACCGGCCGGTGGTCCGAGACGGAGATCGAATTCGTCGCGGATGTGCTCGAAGCCTACCTCGCCGCCAACGACTACCCGCGCGTGATCGCCCACGTTCCCGAGGACTACCGGGCGATCACCGAGCGCGTCGAGAAGCGCCTCGACCGGGAGTTCGAGTACACCGTCGCCGATCACCCCACGACCGACGAATCGCTCGCGAACCTCTCGAAAGCGCTCGCGGGCGAGCAAAAGTACCGCAAGCGCGAGCGCCAGCACAACGTGATTCGCGCCATCGCCGACTACCAGTTCGGCGCGGGCGCTGGCGACGAACTCTTCGGGGACTTCAGCGTCGAGAGTCGCTATCCGAAGCTCCGGGTTCGAGACGACGACGACGAGCAACTCGCCGCGATGGTGCCCGAGTACGGCGTCCTCGCGCTGACGCTCGCCGGCGCTCGACAGTGGGTCGACGCTGACGTCCCGACCAAGCGCGTCGAAATCGACGACTTCGTCCCCCACGGCAGCGTCCTGGCGCCGGGGATCCTCGACGCCGACGAGTCGATCCGGGTCGGTGACGAAGTGGTCTTCGAGGGGCCCTCGGCGTTCGCGATCGGCCGGGCGAACATGAGCGGGCCGGAGATGGTCGCCAGTTCGCGGGGGATCGCCAGCGAGGTCCGCCACGTCGAAGAGAAATGA